The nucleotide sequence aggtgaaactcacttatattctagcgtcatattcatgcatgaaaattaagtgtgcactcttaataaacatacataaataagttatcaatcaaatagttaaacaaattgaatccacaacttatgaaacgcaattagaagtaatcaaatcaaaacgcaagcataaacatatatttcaaattaccccctagccaaggggggtttagttccgtatgatacaaaacaaagagaatcaaagaaacacctaaacattccaacaactcaaacttgaattgtatgaacgtttaggcactcttttcttccatgcctcattcgtacaaaacaaagagtattgaaattaaacatagaaatcaaagaaacacctaaacattccaacaactcaaacttgaattgtatgaacgtttaggcactcttatcttcctcttcgttgtagcacaaggtctaaggatagtttgatggtgtgaatggtttgggtagtggtggaggaatggaaggatggtgtttggatttgtaggggaaggaacggcacaagggtggtttgatgtctacatttctgcaatggatgagtgtttgaatggaatggatggactttgtgaagggcacggccccaagggaccaatttctgttgtgaatgaatgaatgagtgtgaaaccttatttatagatgaaatggggggaacatgacagctaggaaagcatgtgaaagctggaattgcatgtgtgtgcatgtgaaatctgccaagatgcatgtgttgaatgctggaaaggtagggaactcacggcatgggcttgttgttgaagggaatgcatgtgatttggttgaattgaaagaagaatgtgcacggttttgagaagtttgaatatgcatgtgaattaaagctagagtgatgatgatgaatgtaTGTGCTTTAACAGGAAATGAAGGAcataatgcacggttttgagaggaattgtgctgaaaatgaattaaatgatgcatgtggctgcaaggtgtggttaatgatgatgaatgcatgtgaattatatatgaagggaatgcatgtgcaaggaTGGAAATGGGATGCTGGAAAGTGGAGGGagagccacggcaatgatgatttctggtggtgtatgtttgaatggtgcatgtgggtgaatgtgtggctgaaatgtaaaggggggaagatgatgaatgcatgtgcacggcatgggtattttctggaatgttgaatgtgcatgtgaagtggctgattagaatctagggtgcatgtggagtggctttgtggctgaaatgatgaagtgagatgcatgtgaatgcaaagggaggccacggcaatgagtggtgtgaatgattgaatgtgcatgtgggttgattatttaaagagagtgcatgtggattaaaggttggaatgaacatgaaatgcacggttttgagaggatttctggtggtgaatgggtgtatgtttgaatgattaaaggatgtggaagatggctggaaagtgtatgaatggtggaggaaaagtggaagtgcatgtggaatgtgatgggaatgcaagaggggggagctggaaatgcatgtgtgatgCACGGCTTTTGGGCAGATTTAAGGAtgaaaatgtgttgatggtttatggagatgcatgtgcaatggataaagaaaaggtttaaatgtcctagaactaaagagaacaaggttccaacactttggtcttcaattaggtcttcaatttcgtccaacacttttggctccaagcataagctatccatccttagcccaaaagtgctccaaaagtctccaaaatgcatctttttgctcctttagccctttggacctacaaacacacgaaaatagcttaaagtactaaattaactaaagaaacataacgtaaatgcacgagaacaagccatttaagtcgcatgaatatgctcctatcaggaagCCGCTATTTTTCTCCCTTCgactaactcggtcatgatagtcggggttggccgttcacTAATGCTTTCCATGACCTTTTTTGGTTGCCACCGGTTGGCAGGGCTAGTCTGCGCTTCTCGTCGTCGAGCCATGCAATTTTTGAGATTTAGACAACGCCATATATAGgccagtcggagaattgtaactgtaccagcgttgatccgacGTCCTGGGTTGTTTGAAAGTTTTTCGATGGGCTGGGGGGCCCGAATTGCTGgtattgcgcgagtaataatcctcattatagaaaggTACGTCGAAGTCAAGACGCCGCCTGATCGGGGCATGGTCTACTGGttgtacttgtgggccgagtctaTCAAACACTTGGCGTCGTGGACCGTTACCAAGTCTCCGTGGCGATGTTGTAGGGGTCGTCGATGGTGTTGAAGATGTCTTCTTTCTAAGTTcgactggtgttttacaatggtcacataaaaccCTTGATTCATGAGTTTCGTTGGAACTCAACCCCGTCATAGGTTCATCGATGAGTGGCCCCGAGCGTTCCGTAgatggtgcatttgaaaataagtCAATCTTTAGTCTTGTCTGACCATTCCGTCTACAGATATGTTGCACCGGGACGTATTCGGCattccctttgtttttaggaagatgagcatccaccataccaattgttgttgaagggaagggattgacgtcgaccgccatctgcTTTTcctgaaatttcaactttcctttctcgatccaactttgaattgtgtctcggaatacaacacaattattggttgcatgcttattagaattatgatacttgcagtatatcttgCCTTTCAATTCATCGACCTTGGGGATAGTATGTCCCGGCCGaagtttgatgatttttgctgccaataattgatcaAAAATTGCATCGGCTTTGGTGATGTCGAAAGTGTATACTTTCGATGACTTACTTATCTCCTCGGCGGCCGAACGGGTTTTGGTGTCTTTGGAACTCACTTGAGTCAAAGCCTTGCAGATGTAAGGTTTATCTATTactatctcggccgcatccacactagcatactAAGTGTCCTCGCTTTTGGCCAAtgcatagctaaccgtgggattcttatacaacgtcccccggaATGGTGACTTCGATACCTTTTCTTCTCGAAGCAGATAATCATACTGGtcaacgtgttgagcaagttcatacatatctcgaatgtttgcccccagaaacttctttttgtattccacgtccaatccgttgagggcgatcctgacgaattccaCTTCGGGGAGAGGTACTcagcaccaattcctggccgacttaaaccttgtcAGGTATTTCATTGGAGATTCGTCGGACGCTTAAGCCATCTTGGTCAACGATGATACagacatttccatccctggctgataaaattgttcatggaacttctcaactaactcttcccaactctgcacggagttgggtgggagattaatgtaccaggcgaaagctgagcctgtcagtgaaaaattaaacagCCGTAATTTATAGAAGTCgctattgacgtctccacactgcgctgtgaaccggGCCACGTgttctaatgaggataaagacgattccccggcgaagagaatgaaatcagggatcttaaaacctcgtgggtattcaaacctttctacataagccgggtatggatggatgaattttggaaacttcggcccctTCTTTAGGGCCgagtcaatcattctctggacttcggtcatgTTTACGGAGGTGGCTTCTTCTCCCTGGTTTGGTCCTTCGGATCTATTGCCCTGTCCACCTCTTTTATCTAAGGTGATTGGTTGTGGCCGGGCAGACCCTCTCTCAGCTTGTATTGGAACATTCGTAGAAAGCTGCCGAGGctggccgacctggccatcttcgaaggctttactgacCAACAGTTCAAGTATCTTGGTCTGTGTATCGTTGTTATTTCGTATTGCTTCCAGTAAATCATTCATGttttgaccaatcgactgctcaaCCTGTCCATATTGTTCATCAAGTCGTCTccgaagaaacgacctagttggtggatcagaACCCTCCCCACCATCGTCGTCGCAATCTTCCACTATTCCTTCCACGAAAATGCCTGCTATTTGGTTAGGGACCTCTGAGTTGTGAGGTTGTCCACCGAGATAGAtttcattctctcggcgtgttgcgcttgtggcctcgggcggcgcaacgATGATTGGCTTTTTTGCAgggtgcaaatcctgcccaaggccttgcactggtaagtcagctgttgactttcccatgattgttttcttctttacagaccgtgtctcaatggtcatgaactccgaaggtttagcacaaaggtcccactgggcgtgccaaaatgttgactctaaaaattacaaaaacctatgtggcgcgcaggccgagtaactaataagctaactacgtcattcggttgaatgtggggtgtgccaactcgtcggccgagctcggccgaggagtaaaattcgttgatgtcgcgttgagcgcgtcgttgacttctctatctggCGATTGCGACGGAGGAAGGAAccctctcggtctctgggttctatagcctaaagacaaggctactaattctgcggagttcacaaatcgtcggagctcgattcggtcactgtgattatattcgtaagagtgtAAGCACAttgaatcgagaccaaactgtatgggcacaggtactcaaacgtgatgtatgtcttgatggtaaatgtagttCGGCTGTCGGAATGtcgaaccctgaaacttacttgagagtatccaatcataaaatcactcggcgtccagtacgccgagtaacgcaattcgtaacacctgactatgccgatAAGGCTAgcaagatgacctctaccaacaaggtttcgaaaacccttctcggccgagacttagataggtaatcggtcggcctcgacgcagtgctgtttatccaaactgaaggtgcttctagGTCGGCTGATTATGCGGcagcaatgctgtttatccaaactgaaggtgctcgccgggtgcctccacagtgctgtttatctaaactaaaggtatgtcggcagaaaaagaaaaggaaaaatctcaaggtatttgagaggttttgcgcagggcaattgtatgctggaTTGAATGcctttttctgttgcatgatttcttgtatttatagcaccccatTCCCTGAGACCGAATTACATCCTTATCTGGATTAGGAGTCATTGTCCCGTTTCAACTCTACCTCGAACAAGCCTACTCccactaggactttgaactttCCCCTTTTTCGAGGCTTTATTCTTTGCCGGTcgggaatcctggtcgcaccaggacttcctcgaccttctCTATTTATCCGGACTACTTCTTAGGATAGGACTTGACCGACCTTGCCAACTGGCCCAGGATTTATCATTCGGCCCATAATATTTGACACcgccttgggccgagcacatcctgctgctcggcccaacaatattattttgggcccaaacaatatCACTCGATTTTAGACCAAAAATACTTAATTAACAAAACATTATATGTTACATTAACAACTAGTTGGTGCATAGGATTAGACTGGATTGGATTAGATTGAAGAATCATTACATTTGTGGAAAAGGTGAATaagttttgtcttattttaaGATCGGTTAGACTAACTTTTAACTAATACAAGATTAAAATCactgttgatgcacaaaattagTGAGACTTTTGAACAAAGTAAAGTGTCAAAATTTGTGACATTCACACGCTTGCTCCAGTCACCTAGTGAGAATAATGTGTAAAGAGATAcagacagggaagcaaacacaagatgtacgtggttcacacTAAGTTGGGAGATGGTAGTGAGTTTTTATTAATAGTGAAGAGTTTAGacaatacataggttcaagcataatcatcatagTGAGTTCTAATGACGAGTTTAAGTACGATAAAGGCATTAGGGATTAATTGTAGAAGAATGGCATCCTTAAATAGTTGAAGAGAGTCTCCGACTTTCGTCTGCAATCGATGTGGGACTTTAGAAGCTTTATTTTGATGTTGACACGTGTTGCGTCATGATTGGTCTCTTGATTGGATAGGAATTCATGTGCTTTGGCAAGGGTGCCTCAACATGAATCCTTTAGTAGGTCCATGAAGTTATGACATTCACTGGTGCTcggtagtttcgggattggtgaagtatggtacaaacagtgctcccTTTAATTCCTGAGTGAGGAAAGTTTCTTGGTTGGGGACTTGCAAAACCTAAGTcattgagtaatcacgaaacttTTGAGTACCAAAGTGTAGTAGCATATACTGGGCCCCCTCCAAGTCTCTAGGTGAGGAGAGTTGCCAAAGGAAGTGCCTTACTTGTTGCCAAGTCGTCAAAATAACGAaactttttaatatttagttgAGACTTCAAATTGTAGTTGAAGCTTTTTCCTTATCTATTTAGCTTGAATGACTCAATGCGGGAGAAACCACATAAATAGGTTTTGCTTTGCACAATCTTAAGCAAGAGTCTATGAGGCTTTGTTAAGTTTAGTAGTAGGCAAATGTGTGCAAAGCTTCACACTTGTGTATGTATGCGAAGCTTTCACCCTTCATTGAAATGTTGAAGTTTCCCTCTTCATGAGTGTGTGGCCATTCCTAAGCATGTGAAGCTTCCTCCCTTCATTGGCGTGTGAAGCTCCACCCTTGATAAGCATGTGAAGTTCCCCCCCTTTAAGGGTGTATGAAGCTTCAACCTTCATAAACAAGTGAAGCTTCCCCTTCATGGGtgtgtgaagctccacctttcacAAGCATGTGAAGCTTCCCCCTTCAAAGGTGTGTGATGCTCAACCTTCATAAATATGTGAAGCTTCCCCCCTTCATAGGTGTGTGAAGCTTCACCCATTGTCAACATGTGAAGCTTCCCCCTTCATGGGAGTGTGAAGCTTCACCCTTTCATATTTTGATTTTACACAATGGTAGTTGAAGCTAGTCATAGAAccccataaattgattttgattGGCACAATATTGAAGGTTCGGAGAACCATATCATATGATTTTGCTTCGCATAGTCTTGAGCAAGAGTGTACAAGGCTTTCTACATTTTGTAGTTGTATCTTACATAGCGAAGCTTTTGTTGGCCTCTTCCACAtgccaaaattaattaataattaacaattaattagttattaattacttttcttttttttttcctgtttttcttttcttgcagATTTTTTTTGgcatcttttttgttttttttttaattaagaatgAAAAAAATGTGGTTGAAGCTTTTGAGACCACA is from Pyrus communis chromosome 10, drPyrComm1.1, whole genome shotgun sequence and encodes:
- the LOC137747916 gene encoding uncharacterized protein, with translation MGKSTADLPVQGLGQDLHPAKKPIIVAPPEATSATRRENEIYLGGQPHNSEVPNQIAGIFVEGIVEDCDDDGGEGSDPPTRSFLRRRLDEQYGQVEQSIGQNMNDLLEAIRNNNDTQTKILELLVSKAFEDGQVGQPRQLSTNVPIQAERGSARPQPITLDKRGGQGNRSEGPNQGEEATSVNMTEVQRMIDSALKKGPKFPKFIHPYPAYVERFEYPRGFKIPDFILFAGESSLSSLEHVARFTAQCGDVNSDFYKLRLFNFSLTGSAFAWYINLPPNSVQSWEELVEKFHEQFYQPGMEMSVSSLTKMA